A single window of Drosophila suzukii chromosome 3, CBGP_Dsuzu_IsoJpt1.0, whole genome shotgun sequence DNA harbors:
- the Teh3 gene encoding uncharacterized protein Teh3 yields the protein MGKKKTPVEDLVVPPQDTRICGTICICQMTLVLSSVALVYLTVAIYMPSTRAFKSGIDPTPVMCTTTRAVNKDNCEWGSCGEWCLSKTSGACIQIYVNLRSNGSNLIFQNCTNSANKTCYGIDQDRADKARCINDECKNLTGTFNCTAGQCLNITDAFECVFHNSDAPVKCSGRRGKINCMDISGLYSCSRGTCRKIRTPYNCDRRCVDIPTRNKNVVVLSGDKVYLSQCQNAINAETLEEVWNESNDNVAMTSCYFIKNTSDQVDAVDCINGSTLEHNMLSDLTNFTYLSHLHVSVATPVPEIAPPDVDLTISNESKLMINLEGCVNTLMDECKEFLKDFGRDGSDHNARARFPCFYSPGKKEIVVARFDLEVTYRQFVFASVVPSVLFVVSCSILIMCQTTVYVGDDAKMRFKGCVDTDTVLNKNNVGAPTNGDMGGGGGDEVMAL from the coding sequence ATGGGCAAGAAGAAGACGCCCGTTGAGGACCTAGTGGTCCCACCGCAGGACACACGGATATGCGGCACCATATGCATTTGCCAGATGACCCTGGTCCTGAGCTCCGTGGCCCTGGTCTACCTAACGGTGGCCATTTACATGCCCTCCACCAGGGCCTTCAAAAGTGGAATCGATCCCACGCCGGTCATGTGCACCACCACGCGGGCGGTAAACAAGGATAACTGCGAGTGGGGCAGCTGCGGGGAGTGGTGCCTCAGCAAGACCTCCGGCGCCTGCATCCAGATCTACGTAAATCTTCGCAGCAACGGTAGCAATCTTATATTCCAGAACTGCACCAATTCGGCGAATAAAACATGCTATGGCATAGACCAGGATCGGGCGGACAAGGCCAGGTGCATCAACGATGAGTGCAAGAATCTCACGGGAACCTTCAACTGCACCGCTGGCCAGTGCCTGAACATCACGGATGCCTTCGAGTGCGTCTTCCACAACAGCGATGCACCCGTGAAGTGTTCCGGGAGGCGGGGTAAGATCAACTGCATGGACATCAGTGGTCTGTACTCGTGTAGTCGAGGAACCTGCCGGAAGATAAGGACTCCATACAACTGCGACCGGAGGTGTGTGGATATACCCACCCGGAACAAGAACGTGGTGGTTCTTAGTGGTGACAAGGTCTATCTATCCCAGTGTCAGAATGCCATCAATGCAGAGACTTTAGAAGAAGTCTGGAACGAATCGAATGATAATGTTGCCATGACATCATGCTACTTCATCAAGAACACCTCGGATCAGGTGGATGCGGTGGACTGCATCAACGGTTCGACCCTGGAGCACAACATGCTCAGCGATCTGACCAACTTCACATATCTGAGCCACCTGCACGTTTCGGTGGCCACCCCGGTGCCGGAAATAGCACCACCCGATGTGGATCTAACCATTTCCAATGAGTCCAAGCTGATGATCAATCTGGAGGGGTGTGTGAACACCCTGATGGACGAGTGCAAGGAGTTCCTCAAGGACTTCGGACGGGATGGCAGCGATCACAATGCCAGGGCTCGCTTCCCGTGCTTCTATTCACCCGGCAAGAAGGAAATTGTGGTGGCCCGTTTCGACCTGGAGGTCACCTATCGCCAGTTTGTGTTCGCCTCGGTGGTGCCATCGGTTCTGTTTGTGGTCTCCTGTTCGATCCTCATCATGTGCCAGACCACCGTTTATGTGGGCGATGATGCCAAGATGCGGTTCAAGGGATGTGTGGACACGGATACCGTCTTGAATAAGAATAACGTGGGCGCACCCACCAACGGCGACATGGGCGGGGGCGGCGGCGATGAGGTTATGGCCCTATGA